CTCCAGGTGCTCGGCGGCGGCGAAGATGAGCAGCGCGCCGTCGGCGATCTCGCCGGTCTGTTCGAGGTTCTTCGGGCCGATGGCGGCGATGTAGAGCGGGATGTGGGTGCGCTCCGGGTGCACGGTGAGCTTGATCGGCTTGCCGGGGCCGTCGGGCAGCGGCAGCGTCCAGTGCTCGCCCTCGTACGTCAGCCGCTCGCGGCTCATGGCCCTGCGGACGATCTCGACGTACTCGCGGGTGCGGGCGAGCGGCTTGTCGAACTTGACGCCGTACCAGCCCTCGGAGACCTGCGGGCCGGAGACGCCGAGGCCGAGCCGGAAGCGGCCGCCGGAGAGGGAGTCGAGGGTGGCGGCGGTCATCGCCGTCATCGCCGGCTGGCGGGCCGGGATCTGGAAGATGGCCGAGCCGACGTCGATGCGTTCGGTCTGGGCGGCGACCCAGGTGAGCACGGTGGCCGCGTCGGAGCCGTACGCCTCGGCGGCCCAGCAGACCGCGTAGCCGAGCCGGTCGGCCTCCTGGGCGACGGCGAGGTTGTCCGCGTCCATTCCGGCGCCCCAGTAACCGAGGTTGATGCCGAGCCGCATACGATTCCCCTTACTGATCAGTAACGTTCCTTGTGGGAACACTAGCGCGCACCCGCCGTTTTCGGTTGTCCACAGGCCCCCCACGTGCGTGCCTTGGCCAGTAATGTCGGCGTTCATGGAGCAGAGGCATCTCGGTCGCACCGGCCTGCGCGTGTCCCGCATCGGGCTCGGCACCCTGACGTGGGGGCGCGACACCGACGAGCACGACGCCGCGGACCTGTTGAAGGTGTTCTGGGAGGCGGGCGGCACCCTCGTGGACACCGCCGACGTGTACGGCGACGGCGAGGCGGAGTACCTGCTCGGGCGGCTCATGGAGGGGCTGGTGCCCCGGCGTGACCTGGTCGTCTCCACGAAGGCCGGCAGCGTCCCCGACCCCGAACGCCGGTTCGACGGCTCCCGCGGCCATCTGCTCTCCGCCCTGGACGCCTCGCTCGCCCGCCTGGGCACGGACTACGTCGACGTGTGGCATCTGCACGCCTTCGATCCGTGCACGCCGCTGGAGGAGACGCTCGGGGCGCTGGACCTGGCGGTCAGCAGCGGGCGGGCGCGGTACGCGGGCGTGTCCAACTTCTGCGGCTGGCAGCTGGCCAGGGCGGCGACGTGGCAGCTGGCCGCCCCTGGCGGGCGGACCCGGATCGCCAGTACGCAGATGGAGTACTCGCTGCTGCAACGCGGGGTGGAGCGGGAGGTGCTGCCGGCGGCGCTGGACCTCGGGGTGGGGCTGCTGCCGTCCTCGCCGCTGGGCCGGGGCGTGCTGACCGGCAAGTACCGGGACGGCACCCCGCCCGGCTCGCGGGGCGCCTCGGAGCATCTGGCCCCCTTCGTCGCGCCGTACCTGGACGACGCGGCGAGCCGCATCGTCGACGCGGTGCAGACGGCGGCGGACGGCCTGTCGGCGACGCCGCTCCAGGTGGCGCTCGCGTGGGTCCGGGACCGCCCGGGGGTGGTCGCCCCGATCGTCGGCGCCCGCACGGCGCAGCAGCTCACGGCGGCGTTGTCAGTGGAGGCGCTTAGTCTTCCTGACGAGATCTGCCGGGCGCTGGACGACGTGTCGGCCCCGGTGCACCGTTATCCCGATCACGACTGGAGCACGCTGTGAGCACGGACCCCGAGACCACGGAGACGGCCGCGGAGCCGGCGGAGCCGGCCGCGCCCGCCGAGTCCGCCGAGTCCGCCGAGTCCGAGCCGGCCGACGGTTCCGGGGGCGCGTCCGCGCAGCTGTCCGAGGCCGAGGCGGAGCTGGCGGCGCAACGGCTGGAGCGGGAGCGGATCGCGCAGCGGAAGGCCGCCAGGCAGGGCCCGGTCGAGAGCGGGGCCAAGCTCAGCGGCACGGCCGCGGACCTGCTGGCCGCCGTGCGGGCGGTGGAGAGCGGGGCCAAGCCGGTGGCCAGTGCGTTCAGCGAGCCGCCCCCGGCTCCGCGCAGGGCCGCCCCGGAGCCCGTACGGCCGCCCCAGCCGGTGGCGCCGGCGACTCCCCCGGCCGCGGCGCCGGTGCCGGACGAGGAGGCCGTCGCGGCGGTCCGGGCGGTGCTCGCCGAGGGCGGTGCCCCGGCCGCGCTGGCGCCGGGGACCGCCGCCGGGCTCGGGGCGGGCGCCGACGGTGTGCTGCGCGAGGACCCCTGGCAGCTGCTGCGGGTCACGGGCGTGCGCCCGGAGCAGGCCGACGGGTTCGCCCGCGCGCTGCTGGGCGCGGAGGCCGGGCCGGGCGACGAGCGGCGCGGCCGCGCGGTCACCGTGTGGCTGCTGGAGCAGGCCGCGCTCGCCGGGCACACGGCGCTGGAGCTGCCCGCGCTGCTCACCGCGCTCGGACGGTACGCGGTGCCGGACCCGGACGCGGCGGTGCGGGACACGCTCGCGGAGGGCGAGGCGCTGGTCTTCCAGGACGCCCTGGACCAGACCGGCGGGGCCGCGCCGCAGCCCGCGGAGGGCGGGGGCTCCAGGAGCGACGGAAGTGGCGGCGGTGACGGGGAGGACGCGCAGGCCGAGGAGCGTCCGGTACGGGTCCTGGTCGGGCTCGAGCGGTACGCGCTGGCCGAGGAGAGCCTCGCCGACGGGCTCGGCCGGCTCGTCAACTCCGTGCCGAAGCGGGAAGGAGCGGTCGAGGCCGCCGGGGACTGGGAGCGGGCGGCCGAGGCCGCCGGGCGGTCCGCGGCGGAGCTGATCCGGGCCGTCGCCGGGCACGGGCTGGTGCTGCACACCGGCGGGGAGGCCGCCCGGCAGGAGCCGGCGGCCCTGCTGCGGGCGGCGGCGGAGCTGGGGCTGCGGGCGTGGGGGGCGACGCACGGTGCGGGCGGGCGCGAGCGTCTCGCCGCGCAGGTGGCCGGGGGTGGCGTCCCCGCCGGAGGCGGTGGTGTCGTCACCGTGGCGGATCTGCTGTCCGGGGCCGAGGGCGGGCCGGGGCGGGATGCGGAGGGGGCGTTCGCTCTGGACCTGCTCGTCGTGCTGGACGCGCCGCAGCTCGACGTCGAGACGGCGGCGCTGCTCGTGGAGTCGATGCCCGACGGGGCGCGGCTGGTGCTCTCCGGTGACCCCGGGGTGCTGTGGTCGGCGGGTCCCGGGCGGGTCTTCGCGGATCTGCTGGCGGCGCGGATCTGTCCGCAGATCGCCTCGCGGACGCCGGATCCCGGTCCGCTCGGCAAGTTGGTCTCCGGCATCGGCATCGGGGAGCTCAACCAGGTCGCGGCGCCCGGCAAGGAAGTGGTGATCGTGCCGGTGCGGGACGCGGGTGAGGCCGTGCACCGGGCGGTGCAGTTGGTCGCGGACTCCGTACCGCGGGCGATCGGGGTGCCCGCGGAGGAGACGGTGGTCGTCACGCCGGGGCACGGTGGGGCGGCGGGGACGCGGGCGCTGAACGCGGCGCTGAAGGAGCGGCTCAATCCCGGGCCCGGGCGGTTCGGGGGGTTCGACCCCGGGGACCGGGTGGTGTACGTGGCGGGGGCGGCGGGGCGGGCCGTGCCGGGGCGTGTCGTCGGGGCGGACGCGGAGGGGTTGCGGCTGGAGTGTGCGGGGGCGCCTGTGGTGGTGCCGCGGGAGCGGGTGGAGGGGGCGGTGCGGCATGGATGGGCGTTGACCGCGCACCAGGCGGTGGGGGCGCGGTGGGAGGCGGTGGTTGTGGTGTTGCCGGGGGATGCGGTGTCTTCGTTGTCGCGGTCGTGGGTGTATACGGCGTTCGGGCGGGCGGAGCGGCATCTGTCGGTGGTGCAGGGGGTGGAGCAGGCGTTGCCGCGGGTGGTGGCGGGGGGTGCGGTGAAGCCGCGTACGACGCGGTTGGGGGTTTTGCTGGGGGTGGGGGGTGTGCGGTGACGGGGGTGCGGCGAGGGAGTTTTCGCCCCCGCCGCCCCTACCCTTCCCGTCCCTTCAAGGGGCTCCGCCCCTTGGACCCCGAGGGTGGGCGGGAAGGGCGCCGTAGAGCTCGGGGGGGCAGGTTCGTGGGCGGGTGCGGGTGCGCCGTGGCTGATCGCGCAGTTCCCCGCGCCCCTAGGAGACAGGGCGCTGGCCGCGCAGCCGCGGCAAAGCCGCGCAAAAGACACAGCCCCGCGCCCCTAGGAGACAGGGCGCTCGTCGCGCAGCCGCGGCAAAGCCGCGCAAAAGACACAGCCCCGCACCTCTGAAAGACAGGGCGCGGGGCCGGGGCCCGCGGCTCAGGGTGTGGGGGCCGGGGTCGGGTCTTCGTCCCGGTCTTCCTCTGGGTCGTCGTCGAAGACCGCGCTGATGTCGAAGCGGCAGACGACCTGGGTGGGGTCGGGTTGGTCGAAGGGGGAATCGAGCCATTCGCCGGCCTCGGGCGGGTCGTCCGTGGCGGTGACCCAGAGCGTGGAGTCGCCCTCCTCCAGGCCGAACTCCTTGTGGCGGGAGGCGATCTCGTCCGGTTCGTACTCGCCGAAGAGGACGCCGAGCGCGCCGTGGACCGTGCCCGAGACCTCCTCGGCGGGCTCCTCCGCGGCCTCGATCCGCTGGGCCTGCGCGAGCAGCCGCCGCGGTTCGACCACGGCGTAGTCGCGGCGGATCAGCACGCTCAGTGCGCTGGGCTCCTCCGGGCCCGTGTACGGCGGCATGTCCTCGGTGCCGGGGATCTCGAAGGGCGTGACCTCGTCGTAGCGGTCGTAGAGCAGTTCGTCGTACTGCTCGGCCGCGGCGGCCAGTTCGTTGAACGCCTCGTAGACGGCCGGGTCGTCCTCACCCGACCTGCGTTCGACCGCGGCCAGGTGGCGGTCGAGCGCGGTCTTGACCGCCTCGGCGGCGGCGCGTACCTCGGCAGCGGTGGGCTGCACTGCATCAGACATAGTGCAGACGCTATCCGTACCGGGCCCGTGCCCGCACAATAGATGCGATGCCGGAATACGAATTTGTCGACGTGTACGTCCCGCGCGGGGTCTCCCGCAAGGAGGCGACGCGTCTGCTGACGGACCATGCCGAGTACGGACACTGGGAGTTGCACCGTCTGAGCCTCATGCGGGACGGCAGCCGCAGGGTGCGGTTGCGCCGGCGGATCATCCGCCAGGCGCGGGCCACGTGGTGAGCGGGGACGGACGACCTCGGTACGGAGAACGGGCGGGAGACGGAACGGACGGAGCGGGCGCCGCCGGTGCGGGGCCCGCTCCGGTGTCCGTGCCGCGCCGATGTCAGCGCGCGCCCGCGCGGGACCGGCGGTAGAGCAGGGTCCCGCCCAGCAGCGCGGCCGCGCCCGCCGGGACCAGCAGACCGAGCGGGGTCTCGCTGCCGGTGTGGGCGAGCTGCGCGTCGGCCACCGGCTGGGTGAGGGCGGACCGGGCGCCCGGGTGGTTGGCCTGCACCGCGCTGCCGCCGCCGGGCGCGGCCGGGGTGTCGGGCGTGGTGGAGCCGTCGCCGCCGCCGGGGGTCGTGGAGTGACCGGGCGGGGTGTGACGGTCCGGAGGGGCCGGGGTGTCGTCGCCGGGGGTGTTGGCGCAGTCGTTGCCGGTGACCGGGTTGCCGAGGCCGCCGACGGTGATGTTGTTGCCGCAGACGTTCACGGGCACGTCGACGGGCACCTCGACGTGGTTGCCGGAGCCGACGCCGGGCGAGCCGCCGGTGTGCCCGTGGGCGTCCGAGCCACCGCCCGAGCCGTCGCCGCCGGAGCGGTCGTCGTCGCCGTAGCCGCCGTGGTGGCGGCCCTTCCCGTGGCCGCCGGAGCGGTCGTCGTCGCCGTGGCCACCGCGGTGGCGGCCGTGGCCGTCCCCGTAGCCGCCGTGGCGGTCGCCCGTGTGGCTGCCGCCGCCCTTGTTGGCGCAGGCGTTGCCGGCCGCCGGGTTGAGCAGTCCGACGACGTTGACGGTGTTGCCGCAGACGTTCACCGGAACGTGCACCGGCGCCTGCACCGAGTTGCCCGACAGCACGCCGGGAGAGTCCGACGCGGTGCCGTTCGCCGCCGAGTCGGCGTGCGCGTAGCCACCGGTGACGGCGAGTACGCCGGTCGCCGCGGCCACGGTCATCAGGCCCTTGCGGGTGACCTGTCGCATGGTTGATTCCTGCCTTCGAGATACGGAGAGGTGCCGCGGGCGGCACGGGAGAACCGGCCGGCCCCGGAGCGCGGGGCGCGCGCTCCGGGGCCGGTGGACTCAGACCCTCGTGGGACGGGGCCGCGACGTCACTTGTTGATGCAGACGTTCCCGAACGCCGGGTTGAGCAGCCCGATCACGGAGATGGTGTTGCCGCAGACGTTCACCGGAACGTGCACGGGCACCTGGATGACGTTGCCGGAGGCGACACCCGGGGAGTGCACGGCGGCACCCTGCGCCCCGGAGTCGGCGGCGGCCAGGCCGGCACCCGCGAGAACCAGGCCGCTCGTGGCGACGGCAGCGGCGACAACCTTCTTGATCATTAGTTCCTCCTCGTTCACAAACCCGTTGGCAAAAGCGATCCAGACCTCGGATCGCATCACCTGTAACGAGGAGGGACTAATGAGGCTACGAGCCTATGGTCACATTCACCCGTCCCGGTGATCTCCGTACGCACGCTCGAATCAGGACGAAGAGCGGTGCGCGAAAGGGGAGTTCAGGAGGCGTCGAGGAAACGGTCGAGCACGCGTACGCCGAACTGGAGCGCGTCCACCGGCACCCGCTCGTCGACGCCGTGGAACATGCCCGCGAAGTCCAGCTCCGGCGGCAGCTTCAGCGGTGCGAAGCCGAAGCAGCGGATGCCGAGGTCGTCGAAGGACTTGGCGTCGGTGCCGCCGGAGAGCATGTACGGCACGGCGCGGGCGATCGGGTCCTCGGCGACCAGCGCGGTCTGCATCGCCTCGACCAGCGCGCCGTCGAACGTGGTCTCCACGGCCTTGTCGGCGTGCACGTCCTCGCGCCGCACGCGCGGGCCGAGGATGCGGTCGAGGTCGGCGAGGAACTCCTCCTCGTGGCCCGGCAGGAAGCGGCCGTCGACGTACGCGGTGGCCTGGCCGGGGATGACGTTGACCTTGTAACCGGCGCCCAGCTGGGTGGGGTTGGCGGTGTTGCGCAGGGTGGCGCCGATCAGCTTGGCGATGCCGCCGAGCCGGTTGATCGTCGTCTCCATGTCCTCGGGGTCGAGTTCGAGGCCGAGGGCGTCGCCGAGTTCGTCGAGGAAGTGCCGGGTGGTCTTGGTGACGCGCACCGGGAACTCGTGCCGGCCGAGCCGGGCGACCGCCTCGGACAGCTCGGTGATGGCGTTGTCCTTGTGAATCATCGAGCCGTGGCCGGCGGTGCCGTCCACGGTGAGCTTCATCCAGTGCATGCCCTTCTCGGCGGTCTCCACCAGATACAGCCGCAGCTGCTCGTTGACCGAGAAGGAGAAGCCGCCGACCTCGCCGATCGCCTCGGTGACGCCCTCGAAGAGGTCGGGGTGGTTGTCGACGAGGTGCCGGGCACCCCAGGTGCCGCCGGCCTCCTCGTCGGCGAGGAAGGCGAGGACGATGTCGCGCGGCGGCCGGCGCCCGCTGCGCAGCCGGTCGCGGACGACCGCGAGGGTCATGGCGTCCATGTCCTTCATGTCGACCGCGCCCCGGCCCCACACGCATCCGTCGGCGATCTCGCCGGAGAACGGGTCGTGGGTCCAGTCCGCCGCGTTGGCGGGGACGACGTCGGTGTGGCCGTGGATCAGCAGCGCGGGGCGGGAGGGGTCCTCGCCCTGGATGCGGGCCACGGCCGAGGCGCGGCCCTTGTGCGACTCGATGATCCGCGGCTCGAGCCCGACCTCGGCGAGCTTCTCGGCGACGTACTCGGCCGCCTTCCGCTCGCCGGGGCCGGAGTGGTCGCCGTAGTTGCTGGTGTCGATCCGGATCAGGTCGCGGCAGAGGTCGACGACCTCGTCCTCGCCCCTGACGGTTCCGGCCGTGCCCGTGTCGCTCACGCTGCTTCCTCTCGCTGTCCCTGCCACTGCCCCCGCCGCCGGTCGCTGCCGCCGGGTGCCTGGTGGTGGTCCCTGCCATCCTGCCCCCGACCCGGCCCGGGCCCCAAGGCCCCGCCCGGTCCGTCACACGCCGTTCACCGGGAGCGACGGCGGACGGGGGCCCGCGCACAGGGGGCCGCGGGGTACGGGCGGGAGGTGATCGGGGGTCCCGGAAAGCCTGGTAATGTTTCCTCTGTCGCCGCGGGGGGAAACCCGCGCGACAGACACCTTGTCCGGGTGGCGGAATGGCAGACGCGCTAGCTTGAGGTGCTAGTGCCCTTTATCGGGCGTGGGGGTTCAAGTCCCCCCTCGGACACCATGCATCATGTGGACCCCTGGTCGGCCTCCGGCCGCCGGGGGTCCTCTTCGTGTTCCGGAAGGCTCTCGCCCAGGAGGTTGTCGATGACGGACCGGTCCGGGCGCCACTGCCCCTGCGGGAGCGGCGAGGCGTACGAGGCGTGCTGCGGGCGGTACGTCGCCGGGCCGGCCGCGGCGCCGACCGCCGAGGCGCTGATGCGCTCCCGCTACTCCGCCTTCGTGGTGCGCGACGAGGGGTATCTGCTGCGCACCTGGCACCCGCGGACCCGGCCGCCGCGCCTGGAGCTCGACCCGGGGACCCGGTGGACCGGCCTGGAGGTGACGGGGACGACGGGCGGCTCCGCCTTCCACACCACCGGGACGGTGACCTTCCGCGCCTCCTGGCGGGGCGGCTCGCTGCACGAGCGGAGCCGGTTCGAACGGGTCGACGGGGCGTGGGTGTACGTCGACGGGGACTTTCTCGACTGATGGGCACGTGCCGGCCGACGGGGGCTTCCTCGGCCGGGTCCCGCGCCCCTACGGTGCCAGGATGTCCAGTTCCTGGAGGGCGCCGACGGTGATCTCGCGGGTGAGTTCCTCGGCCGCCCGGGCGTCGCGCGCGCGGACCGCCTCGGCGAGGCGGACGTGCAGGGTGACGGCTGCCGGGTCGGGGTCCTCGAACATCACGTCGTGGTGGGTCCGGCCCGAGAGCACCTCCGCGACGACGTCGCCGAGGCGGGCGAACATCTCGTTGCCCGACGCGGTCAGGATGACGCGGTGGAAGGCCACGTCGTGGAAGAGGTAGCCCTCGAGCTGGTGGCCGCGCGAGGTGGCGACCATCCCCAGGGCGCAGTCGGTGAGTTCGGCGCACTGCTCGGAGGTGGCGTTGCGGGCGGCGAGGCCCGCGGCGACCGGTTCGATCGCGGAGCGCAGCACGGTGAGCGAGCGCAGCTGGTGCGGGCGGTCGGCGCCGGCCAGCCGCCAGCGGATGACCTGGGGGTCGTAGACGTTCCACTCGTGCTTGGGGCGGACGGTGACGCCGACCCGGCGGCGGGACTCGACGAGGTGCATCGACTCCAGCACGCGCACGGCCTCGCGCATCACCGAGCGGGACACCTCGAAGCGCTGGGCCAGCTCGTCCGTGCGCAGCACGCTGCCCGGCGGGTACTCGCCCGCGGTGATCGACGGCCCGAGGGTGTCGAGTACGTGTCCGTGCAGCCCTCGGCCCCCAGTGGTCATGGGCACAGGGTACGGGGATGTTCACAGCAGGCAAAAGTCAGACTTATTTGTCACAGGGTCTTGAAAAAGTCGTACCTAATGGGTTTCAGTGTCGTCGACATCAGGTGTCGACGAAGACAGCGAGGCAGCGATGCACACCCCCCACGTCGTCGTGGTGATGGGCGTCGCGGGCACGGGAAAGACCACGATCGGTCCCCTGCTCGCGGCCCGGCTCGGCGTTCCGTACGCCGAAGGCGACGACTTCCATCCCCAGGCCAACATCGCCAAGATGTCGGCGGGTGTCCCCCTGGAGGACGCGGACCGGTGGCCGTGGCTGGACGCCATCGGTTCCTGGGCGCACGACAGGGCGGGGCTGGGCGGTGTGGTGAGCTGTTCGGCGCTGAAGCGGTCGTACCGCGACCGGCTTCGGGCCGCCGCGCCGGGTGTCGTGTTCGTGCACCTGTCGGGCGACCGTGCGCTCATCGAGGACCGGATGTCCCACCGCCAGGGGCACTTCATGCCGACGGCACTGCTGGACTCCCAGTTCGCCACCCTCCAGCCGCTGGGTGCGGACGAGGCGGGGGTCACGGTGAGCGTCGCCGGCACGCCGGAGGAGATCACAGAGCGGGCGTCGGCCGCGCTGGCCGAGGTCGAGGCGCCTTCGCACTGAGGCGCCTTCGCACTGAAGGCGCTTTTTCGAGGGGTCACCCACTCCTCCTTCGTCAGTTCCACTCCCCTTTGGTTCCTTTGGTTCCACTCCCCTTTGGCTCCACCCCCCACCCCTGTTTCCCCACTCCCCAACGCAAGGGATCACCGTGACCAGTCTCAGAGTCGAGATGCTGGCAGCGGACACCGTCGAACCGATCACGTCGGCGGGCCACGCTCAACTCGGCATCGCCGTCCTGGCGGGCATCGCCGTCATTGTTCTGCTGATCACCAAGTTCAAACTGCATGCCTTCCTGTCCCTGACGATCGGTTCGCTCGCGCTCGGCGCGTTCGCCGGTGCCCCGCTCGACAAGGTCATCACCAGCTTCACCAGCGGTCTCGGCTCGACGGTCGCGGGCGTCGGCGTGCTGATCGCGCTGGGCGCGATCCTCGGCAAGCTGCTCGCCGACTCCGGCGGCGCGGACCAGGTCGTGGACACGATCCTCGCCAAGGCGAGCGGGCGGGCCATGCCGTGGGCGATGGTGCTGATCGCCTCCGTGATCGGCCTGCCGCTCTTCTTCGAGGTCGGCATCGTGCTGCTGATCCCGGTGGTGCTGATGGTCGCCCGGCGCGGCAACTTCAAGCTGATGCGGATCGGCATCCCGGCGCTGGCCGGTCTGTCCGTGATGCACGGTCTGGTGCCGCCGCACCCCGGGCCGCTGGTCGCGATCGACGCGGTCAAGGCCAACCTCGGTGTCACGCTCGCGCTCGGTGTTCTCGTCGCCATCCCGACGGTGATCATCGCGGGTCCGGTGTTCTCGAAGTTCGCGGCCCGCTGGGCGGACGTGCCGGTGCCGGAGCGGATGCTGCCGCCGCGCGCCTCGGAGGAGCTGGAGAAGCGGCCCGGGTTCGGCGCGACCATGTTCACCGTGCTGCTGCCGGTGGTGCTGATGCTGGCCAAGGCGCTGGTGGACATCGTCATCGACGACGCCGACAACACGGTGCAGCGGGTCTTCGACGTCATCGGGTCGCCGCTGATCGCGCTGCTCGCGGCGGTGATCGTCGGGATCTTCACGCTGGGGCGGCCGGCCGGGTTCACGCGGTCCCGGATATCCGAGACCGTCGAGAAGGGGCTCATGCCCATCGCGGGCATCCTGCTGATCGTCGGTGCGGGCGGTGGCTTCAAGCAGACGCTGATCGACTGCGGTGTCGGGCAGATGATCCTGGAGATCTCCAAGGACTGGTCGATTCCGGCGCTGTTGCTGGCGTGGCTGATCGCGGTGGCGATCCGGTTGGCGACGGGGTCGGCGACGGTGGCGACGGTTTCGGCGGCGGGGCTGGTGGCGCCGCTGGCGGCGGACATGTCGACGACGCATGCGGCGTTGCTGGTGCTGGCGATCGGGGCCGGGTCGTTGTTCTTCAGCCATGTCAATGACGCGGGGTTCTGGCTGGTGAAGGAGTACTTCGGGTTGAGCGTGGGGCAGACCATCAAGACCTGGTCCGTGATGGAGACGATTATCTCCGTGGTCGCGGGTGGGTTGGTGTTGTTGCTGTCGCTTGTGATTTAGGGGGCCGTGCGGGGAGGGGTGGGGGTGCGGGTGGGTTTTCTCGCCCCCGCCGCCCCTACCCTTCCCGTCCCTTCAAGGGGCTCCGCCCCTTGGACCCCGTTGCGCAGTTCCCCGCGCCCCTATCAGGGGCGCGGGGAACTGCGCGATCTTTTGGGGGTCCGGGGGCTTGCCCCCGGAGGGACGGGAATGGGTAGGGGCGGCGGGGGCGGAAAACCCCCTCAGTCGCACCCGGGGACTACGGGCGCCACAGGTCGTGCTGTTCCGATGCCCAGTCGCGGTCGACCGTTCCCGTGCGCAGGCCCGTTCTGGATTCCGGGTCGGCCAGGGCCATGCCCACGTGGCCCGCGATCACCACGCCGAGTGTGAGGGCGAGCCAGTCGTGGACGAACGTCGCCGACGTGCGCCACATCAGGGGGGTGAGGTGGGTGAACCACATCAGCAGGCCCGTGCCGAGCATGACCAGCGTCGCGCCGGCCAGCCAGGACGCGTAGAGCTTCTGGCCGGCGTTGAACTTGCCCGCCGGGCCCTTCCGACGGCGCATCGCCTCGCGCAGCCACGTTCTGTCGTGCGGGCCGAAGCGGTTGAGGCGGCCGAGGTCGGCGCGGAGGGCGCGGGAGGCCAGGCCGGCCAGGACCGGCACGGGCAGGAGCAGACCCGCCCATTCGTGGATCCGGACCACCAGCTCGCGCCTGCCGACCAGTTCGGCGAACTCGGGCAGGTAGAGGCAGGCGGCCGTGGCCACGCAGACGCCCATCAGCGCGGCCGTCGCCCGGTGCACCCAGCGTTCGGCGCGGGTGAAGCGTCGTACCCGGGTCGACGGCGGGGCGGGGACCGCCGTGTCAGGTGGTGGGGGCATCGTCACGTCCGTTCGAGCGGCCGACCCAGCCGTCCACGTCGTAGCCCCGTTCCTCCCAGTAACCGGGGCGCACCCGGTCGGTGACCTCGATCCCGGAGAGCCACTTGGCGGACTTGTAGAAGTACATGGGGGCGACGTAGAGGCGGACGGGGCCGCCGTGGTTGTGGCCGATCGGCTCATCGCGCATGCGATGGGCGACGAGGACGTCGGCGCGGCGGGCCTGGTCGAGGGTCAGGCTCTCGGTGTACGCGCCGTCGAAGCACGTGAAGCGGACCGCCCTGGCGGAGGAGCGCACGCCCGCGGCGTCGAGCAGGTCGGAGAGCC
The DNA window shown above is from Streptomyces sp. NBC_00670 and carries:
- the chpH gene encoding chaplin ChpH → MIKKVVAAAVATSGLVLAGAGLAAADSGAQGAAVHSPGVASGNVIQVPVHVPVNVCGNTISVIGLLNPAFGNVCINK
- a CDS encoding LLM class F420-dependent oxidoreductase, producing MRLGINLGYWGAGMDADNLAVAQEADRLGYAVCWAAEAYGSDAATVLTWVAAQTERIDVGSAIFQIPARQPAMTAMTAATLDSLSGGRFRLGLGVSGPQVSEGWYGVKFDKPLARTREYVEIVRRAMSRERLTYEGEHWTLPLPDGPGKPIKLTVHPERTHIPLYIAAIGPKNLEQTGEIADGALLIFAAAEHLEETALRPLRAGREKAGRTLDGFDICPTVPLAVGDDKDVTALADTFRPYTALYVGGMGSRKQNFYNRLAGRMGYERQAAEIQDTYLSGDKQGAAAAVPHELIDRTTLLGSVDRIADRMKEYAGAGVTTLTLAPAGFTLEERLTALRAGTEALERAGLAE
- a CDS encoding aldo/keto reductase, translating into MEQRHLGRTGLRVSRIGLGTLTWGRDTDEHDAADLLKVFWEAGGTLVDTADVYGDGEAEYLLGRLMEGLVPRRDLVVSTKAGSVPDPERRFDGSRGHLLSALDASLARLGTDYVDVWHLHAFDPCTPLEETLGALDLAVSSGRARYAGVSNFCGWQLARAATWQLAAPGGRTRIASTQMEYSLLQRGVEREVLPAALDLGVGLLPSSPLGRGVLTGKYRDGTPPGSRGASEHLAPFVAPYLDDAASRIVDAVQTAADGLSATPLQVALAWVRDRPGVVAPIVGARTAQQLTAALSVEALSLPDEICRALDDVSAPVHRYPDHDWSTL
- a CDS encoding helix-hairpin-helix domain-containing protein; translation: MSTDPETTETAAEPAEPAAPAESAESAESEPADGSGGASAQLSEAEAELAAQRLERERIAQRKAARQGPVESGAKLSGTAADLLAAVRAVESGAKPVASAFSEPPPAPRRAAPEPVRPPQPVAPATPPAAAPVPDEEAVAAVRAVLAEGGAPAALAPGTAAGLGAGADGVLREDPWQLLRVTGVRPEQADGFARALLGAEAGPGDERRGRAVTVWLLEQAALAGHTALELPALLTALGRYAVPDPDAAVRDTLAEGEALVFQDALDQTGGAAPQPAEGGGSRSDGSGGGDGEDAQAEERPVRVLVGLERYALAEESLADGLGRLVNSVPKREGAVEAAGDWERAAEAAGRSAAELIRAVAGHGLVLHTGGEAARQEPAALLRAAAELGLRAWGATHGAGGRERLAAQVAGGGVPAGGGGVVTVADLLSGAEGGPGRDAEGAFALDLLVVLDAPQLDVETAALLVESMPDGARLVLSGDPGVLWSAGPGRVFADLLAARICPQIASRTPDPGPLGKLVSGIGIGELNQVAAPGKEVVIVPVRDAGEAVHRAVQLVADSVPRAIGVPAEETVVVTPGHGGAAGTRALNAALKERLNPGPGRFGGFDPGDRVVYVAGAAGRAVPGRVVGADAEGLRLECAGAPVVVPRERVEGAVRHGWALTAHQAVGARWEAVVVVLPGDAVSSLSRSWVYTAFGRAERHLSVVQGVEQALPRVVAGGAVKPRTTRLGVLLGVGGVR
- a CDS encoding chaplin produces the protein MRQVTRKGLMTVAAATGVLAVTGGYAHADSAANGTASDSPGVLSGNSVQAPVHVPVNVCGNTVNVVGLLNPAAGNACANKGGGSHTGDRHGGYGDGHGRHRGGHGDDDRSGGHGKGRHHGGYGDDDRSGGDGSGGGSDAHGHTGGSPGVGSGNHVEVPVDVPVNVCGNNITVGGLGNPVTGNDCANTPGDDTPAPPDRHTPPGHSTTPGGGDGSTTPDTPAAPGGGSAVQANHPGARSALTQPVADAQLAHTGSETPLGLLVPAGAAALLGGTLLYRRSRAGAR
- a CDS encoding M20/M25/M40 family metallo-hydrolase, which encodes MSDTGTAGTVRGEDEVVDLCRDLIRIDTSNYGDHSGPGERKAAEYVAEKLAEVGLEPRIIESHKGRASAVARIQGEDPSRPALLIHGHTDVVPANAADWTHDPFSGEIADGCVWGRGAVDMKDMDAMTLAVVRDRLRSGRRPPRDIVLAFLADEEAGGTWGARHLVDNHPDLFEGVTEAIGEVGGFSFSVNEQLRLYLVETAEKGMHWMKLTVDGTAGHGSMIHKDNAITELSEAVARLGRHEFPVRVTKTTRHFLDELGDALGLELDPEDMETTINRLGGIAKLIGATLRNTANPTQLGAGYKVNVIPGQATAYVDGRFLPGHEEEFLADLDRILGPRVRREDVHADKAVETTFDGALVEAMQTALVAEDPIARAVPYMLSGGTDAKSFDDLGIRCFGFAPLKLPPELDFAGMFHGVDERVPVDALQFGVRVLDRFLDAS
- a CDS encoding YchJ family protein; this encodes MTDRSGRHCPCGSGEAYEACCGRYVAGPAAAPTAEALMRSRYSAFVVRDEGYLLRTWHPRTRPPRLELDPGTRWTGLEVTGTTGGSAFHTTGTVTFRASWRGGSLHERSRFERVDGAWVYVDGDFLD
- a CDS encoding DUF5703 family protein, which produces MPEYEFVDVYVPRGVSRKEATRLLTDHAEYGHWELHRLSLMRDGSRRVRLRRRIIRQARATW
- a CDS encoding FadR/GntR family transcriptional regulator gives rise to the protein MTTGGRGLHGHVLDTLGPSITAGEYPPGSVLRTDELAQRFEVSRSVMREAVRVLESMHLVESRRRVGVTVRPKHEWNVYDPQVIRWRLAGADRPHQLRSLTVLRSAIEPVAAGLAARNATSEQCAELTDCALGMVATSRGHQLEGYLFHDVAFHRVILTASGNEMFARLGDVVAEVLSGRTHHDVMFEDPDPAAVTLHVRLAEAVRARDARAAEELTREITVGALQELDILAP